Proteins from a single region of Juglans microcarpa x Juglans regia isolate MS1-56 chromosome 5S, Jm3101_v1.0, whole genome shotgun sequence:
- the LOC121267101 gene encoding uncharacterized protein LOC121267101, with product MWAPQDQKANKLACAAWTKRLPLPEQVVTRTIEVPAVGIEVMQIQPGAPDWARDILKYLDSSELLEDRQEAQKVRSQAARYTLIEGVLYRRGDAMPPLRCISQKEAQYLLAEIHEGICSNHSGGRALAGKAMRVGYY from the exons ATGTGGGCTCCACAGGACCAG AAAGCAAACAAGCTGGCGTGTGCGGCGTGGACAAAAAGGCTTCCTCTACCAGAGCAAGTGGTGACCCGAACCATTGAAGTGCCTGCGGTAGGGATTGAGGTGATGCAAATACAACCTGGAGCCCCTGACTGGGCAAGGGACATCCTCAAGTATTTGGATAGCAGCGAATTACTCGAGGATAGACAAGAAGCCCAGAAGGTTAGAAGCCAAGCGGCAAGGTACACTTTGATCGAAGGAGTCCTGTATCGGAGAGGAGACGCAATGCCTCCCTTGAGGTGCATCTCCCAAAAGGAAGCCCAGTACTTGTTGGCTGAGATACATGAGGGAATCTGCAGTAATCATTCGGGAGGAAGGGCATTGGCAGGAAAGGCGATGAGGGTGGGATACTACTAG